From Candidatus Pedobacter colombiensis, one genomic window encodes:
- a CDS encoding cbb3-type cytochrome c oxidase subunit I: MKAIRLPESEKPIPGLSVSTNQGLLQWISSVDHKQIGIMYLWLSVLFLVMGGCEILLVRLQLVVPNNDFLDPEVFNQLFTMHGTTMIFFVAMPAIFGFNTYLVPLMIGANDMAYPRLNAFSFWLTFFGGLMLYFSFLAGGAPDAGWFNYAPLNQYNYSSSPGIDYYCSSLLIAGIGTVSASANFIVTILKYRVGTMSLKHMPLFVWMVLINSFLILAAFPALNAALAMLLLDRQLHAHFFTAIGGGSAILWQHLFWLFGHPEVYIVILPIFGIFSEIFPVYSRKPIFGYNFIIGSGMAIALLAFGVWIHHMFATGLGNTVNGFFAASSMLIGIPTGVKIFNWLATMYGGAIRFKVAMMFAVAFLVEFTIGGLSGISFAIIPIDWQLTDTYYVVAHLHYVFIGGTLFGLLSGLFYWFPKISGRIPDERLSKWFFWLFVISFNLTFLVQHALGAMGMARRVYTYPDFAGWGTLNLISTTGGFLMGISIGLLVYILVKAIRKGVQAPADPWDASTLEWTTSSPPELKNFDQVIPVNSTRPFRDFKRPDDAD, encoded by the coding sequence ATGAAAGCGATCCGTTTGCCAGAATCCGAGAAGCCTATCCCAGGTTTGAGTGTGAGCACGAATCAGGGATTATTGCAATGGATCTCTTCTGTGGACCATAAGCAGATTGGTATCATGTATCTGTGGTTGTCTGTATTGTTTTTAGTAATGGGCGGTTGCGAAATTTTGCTGGTGCGGTTACAGCTGGTTGTACCCAATAATGATTTTCTTGATCCTGAGGTTTTTAACCAGTTGTTTACCATGCACGGTACTACTATGATTTTTTTTGTAGCTATGCCTGCAATTTTTGGTTTCAATACCTACCTGGTTCCCCTAATGATTGGTGCAAATGATATGGCCTATCCAAGGTTAAATGCCTTTAGTTTTTGGCTTACCTTTTTTGGTGGTTTAATGCTTTATTTTAGTTTTCTGGCGGGGGGTGCGCCAGATGCTGGTTGGTTCAATTATGCACCACTCAATCAATATAATTATTCTTCTTCGCCCGGTATTGATTATTACTGTTCTAGTTTGCTCATTGCAGGGATAGGTACAGTTTCTGCTTCGGCTAATTTTATTGTCACCATTCTTAAATACAGGGTGGGTACAATGAGCTTAAAACACATGCCGCTGTTTGTCTGGATGGTGCTGATCAATTCTTTTCTAATCTTAGCCGCCTTTCCAGCACTAAATGCAGCATTGGCAATGCTGTTGCTCGACAGGCAGCTGCATGCCCACTTTTTTACCGCTATAGGTGGTGGGTCCGCCATCTTATGGCAACATTTATTCTGGTTGTTTGGTCACCCGGAAGTTTATATTGTTATTCTACCAATTTTTGGGATTTTCTCGGAAATTTTTCCTGTATATAGTCGTAAGCCCATTTTTGGTTATAATTTTATTATTGGCTCAGGTATGGCTATTGCCTTGCTGGCTTTTGGTGTTTGGATTCATCATATGTTTGCTACAGGATTAGGAAATACCGTCAATGGTTTTTTTGCAGCAAGCAGTATGTTAATCGGGATCCCCACGGGGGTGAAGATCTTTAACTGGTTAGCAACGATGTATGGGGGCGCGATCCGTTTTAAAGTTGCTATGATGTTTGCTGTTGCCTTTTTGGTAGAATTTACCATTGGGGGCTTAAGTGGGATCTCTTTTGCGATTATCCCTATCGACTGGCAGTTAACGGATACCTATTATGTAGTTGCACATCTCCACTATGTTTTTATCGGGGGAACATTATTTGGATTACTTTCCGGCTTGTTTTATTGGTTCCCTAAAATTAGTGGCCGGATACCCGATGAGCGGCTGAGTAAATGGTTTTTCTGGCTTTTTGTGATTTCATTTAACCTTACTTTTTTAGTGCAGCACGCCCTGGGCGCAATGGGCATGGCACGGCGGGTATATACTTACCCTGATTTTGCGGGATGGGGAACTTTAAATCTGATTTCGACAACAGGAGGATTTTTAATGGGCATTTCAATAGGTTTACTCGTATATATTTTGGTAAAAGCGATTAGAAAAGGAGTACAAGCTCCTGCCGACCCATGGGATGCAAGTACGCTGGAATGGACTACTTCATCTCCGCCGGAGCTTAAAAATTTTGATCAGGTAATTCCGGTAAATAGCACCAGACCTTTCCGGGATTTTAAAAGACCAGATGATGCTGATTAA
- the coxB gene encoding cytochrome c oxidase subunit II, translated as MAGYLCLISNGQSIFEVASPEAEKIRALTYGFLIAAAGVMLLIVLLTIYISVKFRAKATSVEPIQIKGNRKVEILMVGFPLVLVIGFFFWSIKTMREVLPPHGDGPPDIIITGHQWWWEAVYPGSKVVAANEIYLPTGKRLLIELNAADVIHDWWVPALGGKMDLIPGMVNHLWVTINKPGTYEGTCSEFCGQQHAWMRIRVVAQSPEDHEQWLQAHSQRTELPMGTLALEGKALFMKASCSNCHSVQGTIATGGEGPDLTHFASRKTMLAGMMDNNPENVYKWLTDPQKVKPGSHMPRFIFAKDSIAALTAYLTQLK; from the coding sequence ATGGCTGGCTACTTATGTTTGATTTCTAACGGACAATCAATTTTTGAAGTAGCTTCTCCTGAGGCAGAAAAAATTAGAGCACTTACTTATGGCTTTTTAATAGCAGCAGCTGGGGTTATGCTACTTATTGTATTGCTAACCATTTATATATCAGTTAAGTTTCGTGCAAAAGCCACTAGTGTTGAGCCAATTCAAATTAAGGGTAATCGAAAGGTAGAAATATTAATGGTTGGTTTTCCATTGGTATTGGTTATTGGTTTCTTTTTTTGGTCAATAAAAACAATGCGGGAGGTACTTCCTCCACATGGGGATGGCCCCCCGGATATTATCATCACCGGCCATCAATGGTGGTGGGAGGCGGTTTACCCAGGTTCAAAAGTCGTAGCAGCTAATGAAATCTATTTGCCAACTGGTAAAAGGTTACTAATTGAGCTCAATGCTGCAGATGTAATTCACGACTGGTGGGTGCCGGCATTAGGGGGGAAGATGGACTTAATACCAGGCATGGTGAATCATTTATGGGTAACGATAAATAAACCTGGTACCTATGAAGGAACATGCAGCGAATTTTGTGGACAACAGCATGCATGGATGCGTATAAGAGTAGTGGCTCAATCGCCCGAGGATCATGAGCAGTGGTTGCAAGCGCATTCTCAGAGGACTGAATTACCCATGGGGACATTGGCGCTGGAAGGAAAAGCGCTTTTTATGAAAGCCAGCTGCAGCAATTGTCACAGTGTACAGGGAACAATAGCAACGGGTGGCGAAGGACCAGATCTAACTCATTTTGCCAGTCGTAAAACTATGCTGGCGGGAATGATGGATAATAATCCAGAAAATGTATACAAGTGGTTAACTGATCCTCAAAAAGTAAAACCCGGTTCACACATGCCCCGGTTTATTTTTGCCAAGGATAGTATTGCTGCACTTACTGCTTATTTAACACAGCTAAAATGA
- a CDS encoding YdeI/OmpD-associated family protein translates to MLKKGEHIEGTPSELQSLLENDAEASAFFESLSKSYKQGYCDWVGSAKQEETRKVRAGKALIMLQNKQKTLKT, encoded by the coding sequence ATGCTAAAAAAAGGAGAACACATAGAAGGAACACCTTCAGAATTACAATCACTTCTGGAAAATGATGCAGAGGCAAGTGCTTTTTTTGAAAGTCTTTCCAAATCATATAAGCAAGGTTATTGTGACTGGGTAGGCTCTGCAAAACAAGAAGAGACCCGAAAAGTGAGAGCCGGTAAAGCATTGATTATGCTACAAAATAAACAAAAGACGCTTAAGACGTAA
- a CDS encoding SRPBCC domain-containing protein, whose translation MENHENKRTDAALRVIKADAHTIYEAFLNPRAVATWRPPMGMDCDIYEFEPKVGGKFRMAFRYLNSEHEIPGKTVPDADVVEGTFLELIPDEKIVELIRFESDDPAFAGDMTITTKLVPMQDGTEVTFVAGNVPTGIRPEDHDKGMRSTLANLAAFTEL comes from the coding sequence ATGGAAAACCATGAAAATAAACGCACTGATGCTGCCTTAAGGGTAATCAAAGCAGATGCACATACGATTTATGAGGCGTTTTTAAATCCCAGAGCTGTTGCTACCTGGAGACCACCAATGGGTATGGATTGCGATATTTATGAGTTTGAGCCTAAGGTAGGTGGGAAATTTCGGATGGCTTTCAGGTATTTGAACAGCGAACATGAGATCCCAGGTAAGACTGTGCCAGATGCAGATGTTGTTGAGGGAACATTTTTAGAGCTTATTCCTGATGAGAAAATCGTAGAACTTATAAGATTTGAATCTGATGATCCCGCTTTTGCAGGCGATATGACCATTACAACAAAACTGGTTCCAATGCAAGATGGGACTGAGGTCACTTTTGTTGCCGGTAATGTACCAACAGGGATAAGGCCCGAGGATCATGATAAAGGGATGCGTTCAACTTTAGCGAACTTAGCTGCTTTTACTGAGCTATAA
- a CDS encoding PRC-barrel domain-containing protein, whose product MQHNVKSLSGFTIGATDGEIGEVEEFYFDDETWTIRYLVVKTGGWLSGRKVLLSPVALQQPDWKNKIFPVNLNKEQVKKSPDIDTKKTVSRQHEIALYDHYSWPYYGAAGAGFYGGMGMAGMVDSRIPVENILAEQQMEKEPADPHLRSTDEIRGYHIHATDGKIGVVEDFIFNDQTWAINYLIADTGSWLPGKKVILSPEWIKEVKWEDGSIQVDIPVDAVRHSPEYDPTKPLEEAYREKLHNYYGRSIN is encoded by the coding sequence ATGCAACACAATGTAAAAAGTCTGTCGGGTTTCACAATTGGGGCAACCGACGGAGAGATTGGTGAGGTAGAGGAGTTTTATTTTGATGATGAGACCTGGACGATACGCTATCTGGTGGTGAAAACCGGGGGGTGGTTGTCGGGCCGTAAAGTATTGTTATCGCCAGTTGCTTTGCAGCAACCAGATTGGAAAAATAAAATATTTCCTGTTAACCTGAATAAGGAACAGGTAAAGAAAAGTCCTGATATTGACACAAAGAAGACGGTCTCGAGGCAGCATGAGATCGCGTTATATGACCATTATTCTTGGCCCTATTATGGTGCTGCCGGAGCAGGGTTTTACGGTGGTATGGGAATGGCTGGGATGGTTGACTCAAGAATTCCTGTAGAAAATATCTTAGCCGAACAACAAATGGAAAAGGAACCTGCTGATCCACATCTGCGCAGTACGGACGAAATTCGTGGTTATCACATTCATGCCACCGATGGTAAAATTGGCGTAGTTGAGGATTTTATCTTTAATGATCAAACCTGGGCGATTAATTATCTGATTGCTGATACTGGTAGTTGGTTGCCTGGAAAAAAGGTGATCCTGTCTCCAGAATGGATTAAAGAGGTAAAATGGGAAGATGGATCAATTCAGGTAGATATCCCGGTAGATGCTGTAAGACATAGTCCTGAATATGACCCTACAAAACCATTGGAGGAAGCTTATAGGGAAAAGCTCCATAATTACTACGGACGATCAATCAATTAA
- a CDS encoding protein-disulfide reductase DsbD family protein encodes MRKLIIALLLLTSVQALKAQILHPVKWSYAAKKVSPTEAIVYLKATIDKGWHMYSQDIADGGPTKTVFTFAPSAQYALVGKTLESKPIVKFEKMFDMKVGYFENMAVFQQKVKLKSKKETSVKGTVSFGACNDTTCIPPEDVDFNVTIKS; translated from the coding sequence ATGAGAAAATTGATCATCGCCCTGTTGCTGTTGACCTCGGTGCAGGCACTAAAAGCACAGATCCTGCATCCTGTAAAATGGAGCTACGCAGCAAAAAAAGTAAGCCCTACAGAAGCCATCGTCTATCTTAAGGCAACTATTGACAAAGGTTGGCACATGTATTCGCAGGATATTGCAGACGGTGGACCCACCAAAACAGTGTTTACTTTTGCACCTTCGGCACAATACGCGCTTGTTGGAAAGACGCTGGAATCGAAACCAATTGTGAAATTTGAGAAAATGTTCGACATGAAAGTGGGTTACTTTGAAAATATGGCTGTATTTCAGCAAAAGGTAAAACTCAAATCTAAAAAGGAGACATCAGTTAAAGGTACAGTTAGTTTTGGCGCCTGCAATGATACAACCTGTATACCACCTGAAGATGTCGATTTTAATGTAACCATTAAATCTTAA
- a CDS encoding YciI family protein, with the protein MKEFMFYIRNEKDAKKSLTEEQHLAFIKQCEVYIEKLKSENKLIAAQPMIREGVILKKTDKGWTEKDIATDKVTQVGYYHILAADLDEAIKIAKDNPEFEYVPSATIEVRPIKIKEVETGFVYPAKS; encoded by the coding sequence GTGAAAGAGTTTATGTTTTACATTCGCAACGAAAAAGATGCAAAAAAATCGCTGACAGAAGAACAACACCTTGCTTTTATTAAACAGTGTGAAGTTTATATTGAGAAACTTAAAAGCGAAAATAAGTTAATTGCCGCACAGCCAATGATCAGGGAAGGTGTAATTCTTAAAAAAACCGACAAGGGTTGGACTGAAAAAGACATTGCGACCGACAAGGTGACTCAAGTTGGCTACTATCATATATTAGCAGCCGATCTTGACGAAGCCATTAAAATTGCAAAGGACAATCCTGAATTTGAATACGTTCCCTCTGCCACAATTGAAGTGAGGCCTATTAAGATAAAAGAAGTTGAAACAGGTTTTGTGTATCCGGCAAAAAGTTAA
- a CDS encoding metallophosphoesterase: protein MKRSTFLQSSALLIGGGMLSSFTEKEKTANKNPIRFAHLTDIHVKPGIVPETGMAKALQHAQMLKPKVSFIVNGGDSIMDALEADKQKAQQQWDVFNRILKAENSLPIYHAIGNHDVWGWFNKDKSLQEDPLYGKNWAVETLGMKNRYYSFSKDKWHFIVLDSTQLNPAGGYIARIDESQFTWLQEELEEVPVEKFICIISHIPVLSICAGLFFEKNEANGDLKIQRNLMHSDFFQLKKIFVKYPNIKVCIGGHVHLQDELEYLGVKYYCNGAVSGNWWHGAYQEFSPAYALMELYDNGNSQRTIINYQ from the coding sequence ATGAAACGAAGTACATTTCTACAAAGCTCTGCTTTACTTATTGGCGGAGGCATGCTTTCTTCTTTTACAGAAAAAGAGAAAACGGCCAATAAAAATCCTATCCGTTTTGCTCATTTAACGGATATTCATGTAAAACCAGGTATTGTGCCCGAAACTGGAATGGCTAAAGCGCTTCAGCACGCACAGATGCTAAAGCCTAAAGTTAGTTTTATTGTAAACGGTGGAGATTCCATTATGGATGCTTTAGAGGCCGATAAGCAAAAAGCACAACAGCAATGGGATGTTTTTAATCGGATACTTAAAGCTGAAAACAGCTTGCCTATATACCATGCCATTGGCAATCATGATGTTTGGGGGTGGTTTAATAAGGATAAAAGTTTGCAGGAAGATCCACTTTATGGTAAAAACTGGGCAGTTGAAACTTTGGGTATGAAAAACCGCTATTATAGCTTTAGCAAAGACAAATGGCATTTTATTGTGCTGGATAGTACCCAGTTAAATCCTGCCGGCGGATATATTGCACGTATTGACGAGTCACAGTTTACCTGGCTTCAAGAAGAATTAGAAGAGGTACCTGTCGAGAAATTTATCTGCATTATCTCTCATATTCCTGTATTATCAATCTGCGCCGGTTTGTTTTTTGAAAAAAATGAGGCCAACGGTGATCTTAAAATCCAGCGCAACCTGATGCATTCTGACTTTTTTCAGCTCAAAAAAATATTTGTTAAATATCCCAACATCAAAGTATGTATTGGTGGTCATGTCCATCTTCAGGATGAACTGGAATATTTAGGTGTTAAGTACTATTGCAATGGGGCAGTTAGCGGTAATTGGTGGCATGGGGCCTATCAGGAATTTTCTCCGGCATATGCCCTGATGGAATTGTACGATAATGGCAACAGCCAAAGAACTATAATTAATTACCAATAA
- a CDS encoding RagB/SusD family nutrient uptake outer membrane protein translates to MKYYTKIIYGLVMVSALLTACNKDILDRPQLNNPTDNNYWRSETDVRLFANGFYTNYFVGYNSGYGVDYAPVRGYTFSDDLTGKNAQTNFESIAPATRASTSETAAWLDTYTGPTWNFSWVRKSNIFIDRLENVAKPKLTPEAYNHWMAVARFFRGFEYSRLVSVFGDVPYFDKVVGDTEFDLMYKDRDNRGLVMDKVYDDFKFVLANIRVNDGKNVLNKDITAAFISRFMLFEGTFQHYHNLDATRAKKYLELAAEAAQIVINGGQYNFTSDFKSLFTSENLATNKEVIMYRAYSAALGVTHSIGTYQNGTDAMGVNANLALIKSFICNDGRVWQNSTTNSANSFSIADLVKTRDPRFEASFIDKAYTVSSTLLYGNKFASREAISYVGKAYPPAWTGSTNTSAAPVMRLAEVVLNWIEAKAILAEFHQGPAITQSDLDKSINAIRNRPLDATAITKGVKKTAPLIIGVYPSDPSRDGDVSPLIWEIRRERHMEFVFEHTRLLDLKRWKKIRYMDFNTNQDCFLGPWVNIETETPGYLTKSYEGKVRVKKLDGTVVTYNGANKTDLIGFWMVENVQNRNAFGDEVYMAPVGRAQIVEYKEKGFTLSQTVNW, encoded by the coding sequence ATGAAATATTATACTAAAATTATATATGGCTTGGTTATGGTATCTGCTTTATTGACAGCTTGTAATAAGGATATACTGGACCGGCCCCAATTAAACAATCCTACAGATAATAATTACTGGAGAAGTGAAACAGATGTTCGTTTATTTGCCAATGGCTTTTATACCAATTATTTTGTTGGCTATAACAGTGGTTATGGTGTAGATTATGCACCTGTAAGGGGTTATACTTTCTCCGATGATCTGACTGGCAAGAATGCACAAACCAATTTTGAGAGCATTGCTCCGGCAACCCGTGCTTCTACCTCAGAAACTGCTGCGTGGTTAGACACCTATACAGGGCCAACCTGGAATTTTTCCTGGGTGCGTAAATCGAATATTTTTATCGATCGTCTTGAAAATGTTGCCAAACCTAAATTAACTCCAGAAGCCTATAATCACTGGATGGCGGTAGCCCGTTTTTTCAGAGGTTTTGAATATAGCCGGTTAGTTAGTGTTTTTGGCGACGTTCCTTATTTCGATAAGGTTGTAGGGGATACTGAATTTGACTTGATGTATAAAGACCGTGATAATAGAGGTCTGGTGATGGATAAAGTGTATGATGATTTCAAATTTGTTTTGGCAAACATCCGTGTAAACGATGGGAAAAATGTTTTAAACAAAGACATTACAGCAGCTTTTATATCCAGATTTATGCTATTTGAGGGAACTTTTCAGCATTACCATAATCTGGATGCTACAAGGGCAAAAAAATATTTGGAATTGGCAGCAGAAGCGGCCCAAATAGTAATCAACGGTGGTCAATATAACTTTACAAGCGATTTTAAAAGCCTATTTACTTCCGAAAATTTAGCGACAAACAAAGAGGTTATTATGTACAGGGCATATAGTGCCGCTCTGGGTGTAACCCACAGTATTGGTACATACCAAAATGGTACCGATGCAATGGGTGTTAATGCTAACTTAGCCCTAATTAAATCTTTTATTTGCAATGATGGTCGGGTATGGCAAAATTCTACGACTAATAGTGCTAACAGTTTTTCAATTGCTGATTTGGTAAAGACGCGCGATCCACGTTTTGAGGCCTCATTTATCGATAAAGCCTATACCGTTTCTTCAACATTACTGTATGGAAATAAATTTGCCTCTCGCGAGGCGATTTCTTATGTTGGAAAGGCCTATCCACCTGCATGGACTGGTTCGACCAATACCAGCGCAGCACCTGTGATGCGGTTAGCTGAGGTTGTTTTGAATTGGATCGAGGCAAAGGCGATATTAGCGGAGTTTCATCAAGGCCCGGCAATTACTCAAAGTGATTTAGACAAATCCATAAATGCTATTCGGAATCGCCCCCTTGATGCAACGGCGATCACAAAAGGGGTAAAGAAAACGGCTCCGTTAATTATTGGAGTTTATCCCAGCGATCCTTCTCGTGATGGGGATGTTTCGCCCTTGATTTGGGAAATCCGTCGCGAAAGACATATGGAATTTGTATTTGAACATACCAGACTATTGGATCTGAAACGCTGGAAAAAAATTCGATATATGGATTTTAATACAAATCAAGATTGTTTCTTAGGACCATGGGTTAATATTGAAACAGAGACACCAGGTTACTTAACCAAATCTTACGAAGGCAAGGTGAGAGTTAAAAAACTGGATGGTACTGTAGTAACTTATAATGGTGCTAACAAGACTGATCTGATAGGTTTTTGGATGGTTGAAAATGTCCAAAATCGTAATGCATTTGGTGATGAAGTATATATGGCTCCTGTAGGTAGAGCTCAAATTGTTGAATACAAAGAAAAGGGATTTACGCTTTCACAAACGGTGAATTGGTAG